A single Curtobacterium sp. MCSS17_015 DNA region contains:
- a CDS encoding VOC family protein, with product MTSRLNPYLGFRDDARPALEFYQSVFGGDLRIGTFAEMGAEGDPADADKVMHGQLDTTRGYVLMASDTPASMGRSETNNISLSLSGDADDAGDLRGYFAALAEGGRVLEPLTQAPWGDEFGMVTDRFGITWLVNVSAPTA from the coding sequence ATGACCTCACGACTGAACCCCTACCTCGGCTTCCGGGACGACGCCCGACCGGCGCTCGAGTTCTACCAGTCGGTGTTCGGCGGGGACCTGCGCATCGGCACGTTCGCCGAGATGGGCGCCGAGGGCGACCCGGCCGACGCCGACAAGGTCATGCACGGGCAGCTCGACACGACCCGGGGCTACGTGCTCATGGCGTCGGACACCCCGGCGTCGATGGGGCGCTCCGAGACGAACAACATCTCGCTGTCGCTCTCCGGTGACGCCGACGACGCCGGGGACCTCCGCGGGTACTTCGCGGCCCTGGCCGAGGGCGGCCGGGTGCTCGAACCGCTGACGCAGGCGCCGTGGGGCGACGAGTTCGGCATGGTCACCGACCGCTTCGGGATCACCTGGCTCGTGAACGTCAGCGCTCCCACGGCCTGA
- a CDS encoding GNAT family protein, protein MTTIPTLTHGRVTIRPLRIRDSRDLDLALAGNRSWLRTWEATNPSGLVSSDVRGSIRALQANARAGLGLPFAMELDGRFVGQLNVSGITYGSLASASIGYWVVQDAAGHNVTPTAVALATDHCFRSVGIHRLEICIRPENAPSLRVVEKLGFRYEGLRRRYIHINGDWRDHFCFGLVAEEIREGVLDRWVRGQVPHGAGRVPQDAWDEAAVPLSTSPRG, encoded by the coding sequence ATGACGACCATCCCGACCCTCACCCACGGGCGGGTCACCATCCGCCCCCTCCGGATCCGCGACTCCCGCGACCTCGATCTCGCCCTGGCGGGCAACCGCTCGTGGCTCCGCACCTGGGAGGCGACCAACCCCTCGGGTCTGGTGTCCTCGGACGTGCGGGGGAGCATCCGCGCGCTGCAGGCGAACGCCCGGGCCGGGTTGGGCCTCCCGTTCGCGATGGAGCTGGACGGTCGGTTCGTCGGGCAGTTGAACGTGTCCGGCATCACGTACGGCTCGCTCGCGAGCGCGTCGATCGGGTACTGGGTCGTGCAGGACGCGGCCGGGCACAACGTGACCCCGACCGCGGTCGCCCTCGCGACCGACCACTGCTTCCGGTCCGTCGGCATCCACCGTCTCGAGATCTGCATCCGACCGGAGAACGCGCCGAGCCTCCGCGTCGTCGAGAAGCTCGGGTTCCGGTACGAGGGCCTGCGTCGCCGCTACATCCACATCAACGGTGACTGGCGGGACCACTTCTGCTTCGGCCTGGTCGCCGAGGAGATCCGCGAGGGCGTCCTCGACCGCTGGGTCCGCGGTCAGGTGCCGCACGGTGCCGGCCGGGTGCCGCAGGACGCCTGGGACGAGGCGGCCGTGCCGCTGTCCACGTCGCCGCGCGGCTGA